Proteins encoded by one window of Psychromonas sp. L1A2:
- a CDS encoding tripartite tricarboxylate transporter permease: MMEYLFNGFADAFSLAVFPVLVFGVLGGVILGALPGLTATMGVAILLPFTFGMAPTPALVMLIGVYIGGIYGGSIAAILLKTPGTPASAATVLDGHTMAIKGLAAKALSIAAVASFIGGLISTIVLIAIAPILADFALRFNAPEYFALALFGLTIIASVSAKNIMKGLLAGTIGLLVSMVGLDPISSVPRFTFGILDLYSGINIIPVLIGLFAISEGLNQLEKLSSDKQDIPPKFDYKLLSFSDFKKILPTTIKSGLIGTSIGSVPGAGADISAFACYNEAKRVAKNPEEFGNGSMHGLAAAESGNNGVTGGSLVPLLTLGVPGDAVSAVLLGALIVQGLTPGPLLFTQNPEIVYGIFSSMIVANIVMLIIGFLGIRFFCRIIEVPKIIMIPIIIFLSVIGAYAINNSMFDVGIAITFGLLGFILNKLDIPSSPILLAIILGPMAETNLRKSLILYEGSWSFLYDRPIALAFILFAVFSVYSTIKLKKKERLAEEKK, encoded by the coding sequence ATATTAGGTGCGTTACCTGGTTTAACGGCAACCATGGGCGTAGCAATATTATTGCCTTTCACTTTTGGAATGGCCCCTACGCCGGCACTTGTTATGTTAATTGGGGTTTATATTGGTGGTATTTACGGTGGTTCAATCGCCGCTATTTTATTAAAAACACCAGGTACCCCTGCTTCGGCAGCAACGGTACTTGATGGTCATACAATGGCTATCAAAGGTCTTGCGGCAAAAGCGTTGAGTATCGCTGCCGTGGCATCATTTATTGGTGGTTTAATTAGTACCATTGTATTAATTGCTATTGCACCCATATTGGCAGATTTTGCACTGCGATTTAATGCACCTGAATACTTTGCACTTGCACTGTTTGGCTTAACTATTATTGCGAGCGTTTCAGCTAAAAATATCATGAAAGGTCTACTCGCAGGGACTATCGGCTTATTAGTGTCTATGGTTGGCTTAGACCCTATCAGTAGTGTACCTCGCTTTACCTTTGGTATATTAGATCTTTATAGTGGGATTAATATTATCCCTGTATTAATCGGTTTATTTGCCATTTCAGAAGGTTTAAATCAATTAGAAAAGCTATCTAGTGATAAACAAGACATTCCTCCTAAGTTTGATTATAAACTATTGAGTTTTTCAGATTTTAAGAAGATTTTACCTACAACGATCAAGAGTGGTCTTATCGGTACCTCAATTGGTTCAGTGCCTGGCGCTGGGGCTGATATTTCAGCTTTTGCTTGTTACAACGAAGCAAAGCGTGTTGCTAAAAATCCAGAAGAATTTGGTAATGGTTCAATGCATGGTTTAGCAGCCGCGGAATCAGGCAACAATGGAGTAACCGGTGGTTCATTAGTACCTTTATTAACATTAGGTGTACCGGGTGATGCGGTTTCAGCAGTATTGTTAGGGGCTTTAATTGTTCAAGGTTTAACACCGGGTCCATTATTGTTTACTCAAAATCCTGAAATTGTTTATGGTATTTTTAGCTCGATGATTGTAGCAAATATAGTCATGCTAATTATTGGATTTCTAGGTATCAGATTCTTCTGCCGTATTATAGAAGTACCAAAAATAATTATGATCCCTATTATCATCTTCCTATCTGTTATTGGTGCTTACGCAATTAATAACTCTATGTTTGATGTAGGTATTGCGATTACATTTGGCTTATTAGGCTTTATATTAAATAAACTAGATATCCCATCGTCACCTATTTTATTAGCGATAATATTAGGCCCAATGGCAGAAACAAACTTAAGAAAATCCTTGATCTTGTATGAAGGTAGTTGGTCGTTCTTGTATGATCGTCCAATTGCACTAGCCTTTATTCTATTCGCTGTTTTCTCTGTTTATTCAACTATTAAACTGAAAAAGAAAGAGCGTTTAGCAGAAGAGAAAAAATAA